A part of Flavobacteriaceae bacterium GSB9 genomic DNA contains:
- a CDS encoding FixH family protein, which produces MKINWGTGIVIAFVGFISFIMYFIITMNVNSKYDHDLVTEDYYAEELNYQKDINKLQNANKLSENITYKHVTEGLVIYFPSKIDHKEITGKMFLYRPSNKQLDFETDISLSKPYLLIPDKRLVDGRWNIKIDWQYKGNAYLYKETINY; this is translated from the coding sequence ATGAAAATAAATTGGGGAACGGGAATTGTAATTGCTTTTGTAGGCTTTATAAGCTTCATTATGTACTTTATTATTACAATGAACGTAAACAGCAAGTACGACCACGATTTAGTGACCGAAGATTACTATGCCGAAGAACTGAACTATCAAAAGGACATTAACAAACTACAAAACGCTAATAAACTTAGTGAAAATATAACATACAAGCATGTAACCGAAGGGTTGGTTATTTACTTCCCCAGTAAGATTGATCATAAAGAAATTACAGGAAAAATGTTCCTATATAGGCCATCTAACAAACAACTGGACTTTGAAACCGACATTTCATTGTCCAAACCATATTTGCTCATACCTGACAAACGTTTGGTAGATGGCCGTTGGAACATTAAAATAGATTGGCAATACAAGGGCAACGCCTATTTATACAAAGAAACAATAAACTATTGA
- a CDS encoding TetR/AcrR family transcriptional regulator, whose translation MKNLLSNLKISVPEKIYVKDPESSDLGKRIVEHGILLIDQLGFDSFTFKKLGAAIGSNESSIYRYFESKHKLLLYLSSWYWAWIEYQLVFETYSLKPEEKLEKAIDVVTRSVKEDSNYSHINEVLLNRIIVNENSKSFLTKEVDQENKDGYFVVYKRLVHRISEMILENNPNYKFPLSMASTILEGSLHQHFLKDHFVSITDCKSGLTPTEFYKNLVLKTVKS comes from the coding sequence ATGAAAAACTTACTCTCTAATTTAAAGATTTCGGTTCCTGAAAAAATCTATGTAAAAGACCCAGAATCTTCAGATTTAGGAAAACGCATCGTAGAGCATGGTATCCTTTTAATAGACCAACTTGGTTTTGATAGTTTTACATTCAAAAAACTTGGCGCAGCAATAGGATCTAACGAAAGCTCAATTTACCGTTATTTTGAAAGCAAGCACAAGCTACTTTTATATCTATCCTCTTGGTACTGGGCGTGGATAGAGTACCAATTAGTTTTTGAAACGTACAGCTTAAAGCCTGAAGAAAAATTAGAAAAAGCTATAGATGTTGTTACCCGAAGTGTAAAGGAAGATTCCAATTACTCCCATATTAACGAAGTGCTTTTAAACCGAATTATAGTAAACGAAAACTCTAAATCTTTTTTAACCAAAGAAGTAGATCAAGAGAATAAAGATGGGTATTTTGTGGTTTACAAACGCCTTGTACATCGAATTAGCGAAATGATTTTAGAAAACAACCCTAATTACAAATTCCCGTTGAGTATGGCCAGCACCATTTTAGAAGGCAGTTTGCATCAGCATTTTTTAAAAGACCACTTTGTATCTATTACCGACTGCAAGTCGGGCTTAACCCCAACTGAATTTTACAAAAATCTCGTACTTAAAACCGTGAAATCTTAA
- a CDS encoding HlyD family secretion protein, which yields MLNISHNQLNKKVDLTKFESGKNILDKSYYKYFNRFLLAAAIIGLIVLFLPWTQNITGNGMVTTLKPSQRPQTIQSQIPGRIEEWFVQEGDFVKKGDTILRISEIKSEYFDDQLVERTNQQIQAKTSSANAYQDKAKALNRQIAALQNEQQLKLKQTKNKLQQAKLKVQSDSIDLEAAKTNLIIAQKQFNRIETLQQEGLKAVRDVEDKRLKLQETQAKLVSQENKFLATKNEVLNAQIELSRINQAYADKIAKAQSDMFTAQSGEFDTKAQVTKLENAYSNYRVRNSLLYVTAPQNGYINKALMGGVGVTFKEGEKLVGIMPQNYDLAVETYVRPIDLPLLHIGEKVRVQFDGWPAIVFSGWPNASYGTYGAKIVAIENFISPNGKYRVLLAPDETDYKWPEAIRVGSGARTIALLEDVPIWFEIWRQINSFPPNYYQPQTNNKTSKK from the coding sequence ATGCTTAATATATCCCACAACCAACTGAACAAAAAAGTTGACCTTACTAAATTTGAGTCGGGTAAAAACATACTAGACAAATCGTACTACAAATACTTCAACAGATTTTTGCTAGCGGCTGCCATTATAGGGCTTATCGTTTTATTTCTTCCATGGACACAGAACATTACTGGAAATGGTATGGTTACCACCTTAAAACCTAGCCAACGCCCTCAAACCATACAATCGCAAATTCCTGGCAGAATAGAGGAATGGTTTGTACAAGAAGGCGACTTTGTAAAAAAGGGTGATACCATTTTAAGAATTTCAGAAATAAAAAGTGAATATTTTGATGACCAGTTGGTTGAACGAACCAATCAACAAATACAAGCGAAAACTTCTTCGGCAAACGCCTACCAAGACAAAGCTAAAGCCTTAAACAGGCAAATTGCTGCCTTGCAAAACGAACAACAATTAAAACTAAAACAAACCAAGAACAAACTGCAACAGGCCAAACTTAAAGTTCAAAGCGACAGCATTGACTTAGAGGCTGCCAAAACCAACCTGATAATAGCTCAAAAACAATTTAATCGTATTGAAACGCTTCAGCAAGAAGGACTTAAAGCAGTTAGGGATGTAGAAGACAAACGATTAAAACTTCAGGAAACACAGGCCAAACTCGTATCGCAAGAAAACAAGTTTTTAGCAACTAAAAACGAAGTTCTTAATGCACAAATTGAACTTTCCAGAATTAACCAAGCATATGCCGACAAAATAGCGAAAGCACAGAGCGACATGTTTACAGCGCAATCGGGCGAGTTCGATACCAAAGCCCAGGTAACAAAACTTGAAAATGCTTACTCCAATTATAGAGTTAGAAACAGTCTGCTTTATGTAACAGCGCCCCAAAACGGTTATATCAATAAAGCCCTTATGGGCGGTGTTGGCGTTACTTTTAAGGAAGGCGAAAAACTTGTTGGCATCATGCCACAAAACTACGATTTAGCCGTAGAGACTTATGTACGCCCCATCGACTTACCCCTTTTGCATATTGGAGAAAAAGTACGTGTACAGTTTGACGGATGGCCTGCCATTGTTTTTAGCGGTTGGCCCAATGCCAGTTACGGAACTTATGGTGCTAAAATAGTTGCAATCGAAAATTTCATTAGTCCCAATGGAAAATATAGAGTTTTACTTGCTCCTGACGAAACCGACTATAAATGGCCAGAAGCAATACGTGTTGGTTCTGGCGCACGTACCATTGCTCTTTTGGAAGATGTGCCCATTTGGTTTGAAATATGGCGACAAATAAACAGTTTCCCTCCAAACTATTATCAGCCCCAAACCAACAATAAAACCTCGAAAAAATGA
- a CDS encoding sulfite exporter TauE/SafE family protein produces MLISALVLGLLGSFHCAGMCGPIAFMLPVDRSNTIKKIWQITVYHIGRLLSYSIIGLIFGLIGKSLYIFGFQQQLSIFIGIIMILVVLIPQKWLNKYNVSKPIYRLIGKVKSSLGQALKSKRTDTFLTIGFLNGFLPCGLVYMSVFAAIASGNAINGSLYMAAFGLGTIPLMTSAIYFSQFLKGTARKRIQKAIPVFVVFIGALFILRGLGLGIPYLSPAPMQDMVINTMNCH; encoded by the coding sequence ATGTTAATTTCGGCATTGGTTTTAGGGCTTTTGGGCAGTTTCCACTGCGCGGGAATGTGCGGCCCTATTGCATTTATGCTACCCGTAGACCGAAGCAATACCATTAAAAAAATCTGGCAAATTACCGTTTACCATATTGGTAGATTGCTTTCTTACAGCATAATCGGCTTAATTTTTGGCCTCATCGGTAAAAGTCTGTATATTTTTGGATTTCAGCAACAGCTATCCATATTTATAGGTATTATAATGATTTTGGTCGTTTTAATTCCTCAAAAATGGCTCAACAAATACAATGTTTCCAAACCAATTTACAGACTAATTGGTAAAGTAAAATCTTCTTTAGGGCAAGCCCTAAAAAGCAAAAGAACCGATACCTTTTTAACTATTGGCTTTTTAAACGGATTTTTACCTTGCGGATTGGTTTACATGTCAGTTTTTGCCGCTATTGCTAGTGGCAATGCCATAAACGGCAGCTTATATATGGCTGCTTTTGGGTTAGGAACTATTCCTTTGATGACATCTGCTATTTATTTCAGTCAATTTTTAAAGGGCACTGCCAGAAAGCGTATTCAAAAAGCCATCCCTGTTTTTGTTGTTTTTATTGGCGCATTATTTATTCTGCGTGGTTTAGGCTTAGGCATACCTTACCTCTCTCCTGCCCCCATGCAAGATATGGTCATTAATACAATGAACTGTCACTAA
- the hemN gene encoding oxygen-independent coproporphyrinogen III oxidase, whose protein sequence is MSNSLVDKYNVAGPRYTSYPTVPYWNSDTFSSESWESSLVKSFCESNAEEGISLYIHLPFCESLCTFCGCNKRITKQHSVESPYLDAVLKEWKLYLKLFDKRPIIKEMHLGGGTPTFFSPRNLERLIRSILSEAEIAENNEFSFEGHPNNTTKTHLQVLYNLGFRRVSYGVQDYNETVQKAIHRVQPFENVKRATEEARAVGYTSIGHDIIFGLPFQTLEHVKETILKTKELLPDRLAFYSYAHVPWIKGNGQRGFNDDDLPSAALKRQQYELGKNLLARVGYSEVGMDHFALKTDGLYKAKLSGYLHRNFMGYTASKTQAMIGLGVSAISDSWYGFAQNVKTIEEYYDSLGKNKIPVYRGHILNGEDLVIRRHILNLMCHFKTSWHDKAMWFEEIPDVLIKLREMEKDGLLNMNKNGIEVTPLGQPFIRNVCMAFDVLLQRRQPNAQLFSMTV, encoded by the coding sequence ATGTCAAATTCGTTAGTTGATAAATACAATGTGGCCGGTCCGCGTTATACGAGTTACCCAACGGTACCGTATTGGAATTCGGATACGTTTTCTTCTGAAAGTTGGGAGAGTTCGTTGGTTAAATCCTTCTGCGAGAGTAATGCAGAAGAGGGGATTAGCCTTTATATTCATTTGCCTTTTTGTGAAAGTTTGTGTACGTTTTGTGGTTGCAATAAACGTATTACCAAACAACATAGTGTAGAATCTCCGTACTTAGATGCAGTTTTGAAGGAATGGAAACTTTATCTAAAGCTGTTTGATAAAAGGCCAATTATTAAAGAAATGCACTTGGGAGGTGGAACCCCTACATTTTTTAGTCCTAGAAACCTTGAGCGGTTAATACGTAGTATTTTAAGTGAGGCTGAAATTGCGGAGAATAATGAATTTAGTTTTGAGGGGCATCCCAATAACACCACAAAGACACACTTGCAAGTTTTGTATAATCTTGGATTTAGGCGGGTAAGCTATGGTGTGCAAGATTACAATGAAACCGTTCAAAAGGCCATCCATAGAGTTCAGCCCTTTGAAAACGTAAAACGAGCAACAGAAGAAGCAAGAGCTGTTGGGTACACTTCAATAGGGCACGATATTATTTTTGGCCTACCGTTCCAAACACTTGAACATGTAAAAGAAACCATTTTAAAAACAAAAGAATTGCTTCCAGACCGTTTAGCCTTTTACAGTTATGCTCATGTACCGTGGATAAAAGGAAATGGTCAGCGAGGGTTTAACGATGATGACTTGCCTTCTGCAGCACTTAAGCGACAACAATACGAATTAGGTAAAAACCTTTTGGCTAGAGTAGGTTACAGCGAAGTGGGGATGGATCATTTTGCTTTAAAAACAGATGGTTTATATAAAGCTAAGTTAAGTGGATATTTGCACAGGAATTTTATGGGGTATACCGCATCAAAAACCCAGGCCATGATTGGGTTGGGGGTTTCGGCGATTAGTGATAGCTGGTATGGTTTTGCGCAAAATGTAAAGACTATAGAGGAATATTACGATTCGTTGGGTAAAAATAAAATACCAGTGTATAGAGGGCATATTTTAAATGGGGAAGACTTGGTCATCCGAAGACATATTCTTAACTTAATGTGTCATTTTAAAACATCGTGGCACGATAAAGCCATGTGGTTCGAAGAAATTCCAGATGTGCTTATAAAATTAAGAGAGATGGAAAAGGACGGATTGCTAAACATGAACAAAAATGGTATTGAAGTCACCCCTTTGGGGCAGCCGTTTATACGTAACGTTTGCATGGCTTTTGATGTGTTGCTGCAACGCAGGCAGCCAAACGCCCAGTTGTTTTCAATGACCGTGTAA
- a CDS encoding superoxide dismutase family protein: MKKISILFLILSIGLISCKDKKKEAPIVAPGTVPTPTQMEDTKPKKIKMTLSAKSESNVSGNVVFKEEDGQVSMTAIISGLEPGQHAIHIHESSDCSSADGKSAGGHWNPTAQPHGKWGDAAGYHKGDIGNFNADENGNGTISFTTDEWCIGCDDDTKNIVGKGIIVHAGADDFTSQPSGAAGARVSCAGIIE, encoded by the coding sequence ATGAAGAAAATAAGCATACTATTTTTAATATTATCCATAGGGTTGATATCTTGTAAAGACAAAAAAAAGGAAGCTCCAATAGTTGCTCCCGGAACAGTACCAACGCCAACCCAAATGGAAGACACTAAACCTAAAAAAATAAAAATGACGCTTTCAGCAAAAAGCGAAAGCAACGTAAGTGGCAATGTTGTTTTTAAAGAAGAAGACGGCCAAGTAAGCATGACGGCCATAATTAGCGGTCTTGAGCCCGGCCAACACGCTATACACATTCATGAGTCATCAGATTGCTCGTCTGCCGACGGAAAATCTGCTGGCGGCCACTGGAATCCTACTGCACAACCACATGGCAAATGGGGTGATGCAGCAGGTTACCACAAAGGCGACATAGGTAATTTTAATGCAGATGAAAATGGTAATGGTACCATTTCGTTCACCACAGACGAATGGTGTATTGGTTGCGACGACGACACAAAAAACATTGTAGGCAAAGGCATCATTGTTCATGCCGGAGCAGACGATTTTACTTCACAACCTTCTGGCGCTGCTGGCGCAAGAGTGAGTTGTGCTGGAATTATTGAATAA
- a CDS encoding ATP-binding cassette domain-containing protein yields the protein MEHSNMTPWRRLIGLLQLEKRDIRQIFYYAVFGGIVALSLPLGIQAIINLIQGAQISTSWIILVIIVTLGVAFSGALQLMQLRIIETIQQRIFTRSSFELAYRFPKIKMAELRNYYPPELANRFFDTLTIQKSLSKILIDVPTAVLQIVFALILLSFYHPFFIIFGILLLGLIFVVFKFTAQKGLETSLKESKNKYKVAHWIQEIARTVISFKLSGSTNLGLKKNDALVNDYLKSRESHFKILMLQFIQMISFKVVVTASLLLIGGALVLNQEMNIGQFVAAEIIILLIIASVEKLILGLEPFYDTLTSLEKIGQIVDKELESQNGESPNFAKDIAVELDQVSYKVSNREKPILKDISFKINAKSRILIQGESGAGKSTLLQLIAGVMKSTSGHIYINDMLIDSLHLNFYRSQLGLSLSDETPFEGTIRENLTFGNPEISDEKIYETLDIVGLKPFIKDQLKGLNTVLYPDGKQLSFTISKKLVLARAILKNPKLLILEDALDRFNQAETNTIIDYLTHKDRPWGLIVVSSNDAWIDKCNELINLDRGTIKFKRS from the coding sequence ATGGAACATTCCAACATGACACCTTGGAGACGCTTAATTGGATTACTCCAACTAGAGAAACGCGACATCCGTCAAATTTTTTATTATGCAGTTTTCGGCGGTATAGTTGCCCTATCGTTACCACTTGGTATTCAGGCTATTATCAACCTAATTCAAGGCGCACAAATTTCCACCTCTTGGATAATACTGGTAATTATAGTAACCCTTGGCGTGGCATTTTCTGGGGCCTTACAGTTAATGCAACTACGCATTATCGAAACCATACAGCAGCGTATTTTTACGCGTTCGTCGTTCGAACTGGCTTATCGCTTTCCTAAAATAAAAATGGCCGAACTAAGAAATTACTATCCGCCAGAACTCGCCAACAGGTTTTTTGATACGCTAACCATTCAAAAAAGTTTGTCTAAAATATTAATTGATGTACCAACAGCTGTTTTGCAAATTGTTTTCGCTCTTATTCTATTATCATTTTACCATCCGTTTTTTATAATATTCGGCATACTACTCTTAGGGCTCATTTTTGTAGTTTTTAAATTTACGGCTCAAAAAGGTCTTGAAACCAGCCTTAAAGAATCTAAAAATAAATACAAAGTTGCCCATTGGATACAAGAAATTGCGCGAACGGTAATCAGTTTTAAACTATCTGGAAGTACCAATTTAGGACTCAAGAAGAATGATGCTTTAGTAAACGATTATTTAAAATCACGCGAAAGCCATTTTAAGATTCTTATGCTGCAATTCATTCAAATGATAAGTTTTAAAGTGGTTGTAACGGCCAGTTTATTGTTAATAGGTGGCGCTTTGGTTTTAAACCAAGAAATGAACATTGGGCAGTTTGTTGCTGCAGAAATCATTATTCTATTGATAATTGCTTCAGTTGAAAAATTAATTTTAGGTCTGGAACCTTTCTATGATACTTTGACATCTTTAGAAAAAATAGGTCAGATTGTTGACAAGGAGCTTGAAAGTCAAAATGGCGAAAGCCCCAATTTCGCAAAAGATATTGCTGTTGAACTAGACCAAGTTTCCTATAAAGTCTCCAATAGGGAAAAACCTATTCTAAAAGATATTTCGTTTAAAATCAATGCTAAAAGTCGAATTTTAATTCAAGGGGAAAGCGGTGCAGGTAAATCTACATTACTTCAGTTAATTGCTGGTGTTATGAAATCGACCTCAGGACATATTTACATAAACGATATGTTGATTGACAGTTTGCATTTAAATTTTTACAGGTCGCAATTGGGACTTTCCCTATCCGACGAAACACCTTTTGAAGGGACAATAAGAGAAAACCTCACGTTTGGAAACCCTGAAATAAGCGATGAGAAAATTTACGAAACTCTAGATATTGTTGGACTAAAGCCATTCATCAAAGACCAACTAAAAGGGTTAAATACCGTACTTTACCCTGATGGCAAGCAACTTTCGTTCACCATATCCAAAAAACTCGTTTTAGCCCGTGCGATACTTAAAAACCCAAAATTGCTCATTCTGGAAGATGCGTTAGACAGGTTCAATCAAGCCGAAACGAACACCATTATAGATTATTTAACGCACAAAGACAGACCATGGGGCCTTATCGTGGTTAGCAGCAACGATGCATGGATAGACAAATGTAACGAGCTGATTAATTTAGATCGAGGTACCATAAAATTTAAACGTAGTTAA
- a CDS encoding TolC family protein, translating into MRILFLKITLLFGFALHAQDNITIISLSEYLGYVKAYHPIVKQANLVITESEAKLLKARGAFDPKLEVDYGRKTFKGTEYYDKLNATFKIPTWYGVELKGNFEENTGYYLNPESTLPDNGLYSVGVSVSLARGLLSNKRMAMLKQSKLYTKQARADRQLLVNQILYEATTTYCNWLKIYNEKRVYEDFLSNAQIRFNGIKKSHEVGEVPAIDTLEARIALNNRKLNFEKSRIKFIKSSLELSNYLWLNENTPIEIKENVIPDVTTAQSIDIVLNTSELDIENMSLNNHPKLLSLDYKLQQLTLEKRLKRNNLLPQVDLQYNFLSQTPEIARSFSTSAYKSGLNVSFPLFLRKERGDLKLANIKLQDTKFEIESTKVSLKNKINAINQELESFKTQSDFIQVMVEDYNTMLKAEERKFFLGESSMFLVNSRESKLIDAKLKAINLENDFFNTKAGLFNVLAILKLDNNL; encoded by the coding sequence ATGAGAATTCTTTTTTTGAAAATAACCCTTCTTTTTGGCTTTGCCTTACATGCACAAGACAACATTACGATAATAAGCTTATCGGAATACCTTGGCTACGTAAAGGCCTATCACCCTATCGTAAAACAGGCCAATTTAGTAATTACCGAAAGTGAAGCAAAATTACTAAAGGCACGCGGTGCTTTCGACCCCAAATTAGAGGTCGATTATGGCAGAAAAACTTTTAAAGGCACAGAATATTACGACAAACTTAATGCTACCTTTAAAATCCCTACTTGGTATGGCGTTGAGTTAAAGGGAAATTTTGAGGAAAACACGGGCTATTACTTAAACCCAGAATCAACACTACCCGACAACGGATTGTATAGTGTTGGTGTATCGGTTTCATTGGCTCGAGGATTGCTTTCCAATAAACGTATGGCCATGCTCAAGCAATCTAAACTCTATACCAAACAAGCCAGAGCAGACCGCCAATTATTAGTCAACCAGATTTTGTACGAAGCCACAACAACCTATTGCAATTGGCTAAAAATCTATAATGAAAAACGGGTTTACGAAGATTTTTTAAGCAATGCCCAAATACGTTTTAACGGTATTAAAAAAAGCCATGAAGTTGGAGAAGTACCGGCCATAGACACCCTTGAGGCCCGAATTGCATTAAACAACAGGAAGTTAAACTTTGAAAAATCCAGAATAAAATTCATCAAATCATCACTGGAACTTTCTAATTATTTATGGCTTAACGAAAACACGCCCATCGAAATTAAAGAAAACGTTATTCCTGATGTAACAACTGCACAATCGATAGATATTGTTCTAAACACATCGGAATTAGACATAGAAAACATGAGCTTAAACAACCACCCAAAGCTTCTGTCGCTAGATTATAAATTACAGCAATTAACCTTAGAAAAACGCTTAAAAAGAAACAACCTTTTACCGCAAGTAGACCTACAGTACAACTTTCTTTCCCAAACACCAGAAATTGCACGTTCCTTTAGCACATCAGCTTATAAAAGCGGATTAAATGTGAGTTTCCCTTTGTTCTTACGAAAGGAACGGGGTGATTTAAAATTGGCGAACATTAAATTACAGGATACTAAATTTGAAATTGAATCCACTAAAGTATCACTAAAAAATAAAATTAACGCCATTAACCAAGAACTAGAATCATTTAAAACACAAAGTGATTTTATTCAGGTTATGGTTGAAGATTACAACACCATGCTGAAGGCAGAAGAACGCAAATTCTTTTTAGGGGAAAGCTCTATGTTTTTGGTCAATTCCAGAGAATCTAAACTTATTGATGCCAAGCTAAAAGCTATAAATTTAGAAAACGACTTTTTCAATACAAAAGCTGGACTTTTTAATGTTTTGGCTATCTTAAAATTAGACAACAACCTATAA
- a CDS encoding universal stress protein has translation MKTIIVPIDFSEHSEYALKTAAKLAKKFDAEVLALHMLEMSDIMLSASDGMQNQKAMFFLQLAEKKFKDFLKKDYLKDVRIKPIIKHFKVFSEVNDVALKNNADLIIMGSQGASGIKEFFVGSNTERVVRHAEIPVLVVKNSVADINFDEVVFACNFAEETIESYLRACRFFRKLKSKVNLVYVNLPNERFKSSTEIEKLVVNFFTKAERSLEKMNDVNYVSDYTVESGVLSFANKIGADIVAISTHGRKGLAHFFEGSVSEDVANHATLPVMTFKI, from the coding sequence ATGAAAACCATTATTGTACCTATAGATTTTTCAGAACATTCAGAATATGCCTTAAAAACTGCAGCCAAGTTGGCCAAAAAATTCGATGCCGAAGTACTGGCTTTACACATGCTCGAAATGTCCGATATAATGCTCTCGGCTTCCGACGGCATGCAAAATCAAAAAGCGATGTTTTTTTTGCAGTTGGCTGAAAAGAAATTTAAAGATTTTCTAAAAAAGGATTATTTAAAAGATGTACGCATCAAACCTATAATAAAGCATTTTAAAGTGTTTAGCGAGGTTAATGATGTGGCCTTAAAAAATAATGCCGATCTTATCATTATGGGGTCTCAGGGGGCATCTGGTATTAAAGAGTTTTTTGTTGGCTCAAATACCGAGCGTGTTGTGAGACATGCCGAAATACCGGTGCTTGTTGTTAAGAATAGTGTGGCCGATATTAATTTTGATGAGGTGGTGTTTGCCTGCAATTTTGCCGAAGAAACCATAGAATCTTATTTAAGAGCATGCCGGTTTTTCCGAAAACTTAAATCTAAAGTGAATTTAGTTTATGTGAACTTGCCCAACGAAAGATTTAAAAGTTCAACTGAAATAGAAAAGTTGGTTGTTAACTTTTTTACGAAAGCAGAACGCAGTTTAGAAAAAATGAACGATGTTAATTATGTTTCAGATTATACTGTTGAAAGTGGAGTGTTGAGTTTTGCAAACAAAATTGGAGCCGATATTGTAGCCATATCCACCCATGGCAGAAAAGGTTTGGCACACTTTTTTGAAGGAAGCGTGAGCGAAGATGTGGCGAACCACGCAACATTGCCCGTTATGACATTTAAAATTTAG
- a CDS encoding ribose-5-phosphate isomerase, with the protein MPKTKYNVYVVELSKRVFTENTKFRHANPQFNGVLQCLYVGMTSKTPKERFTQHKTGYRNNKGYKISSNIVQKYGLYLRPSLYNHLNPIDTRAEAMDLEKKLALYLRRQGYAVWFN; encoded by the coding sequence ATGCCAAAAACCAAATACAACGTATATGTCGTAGAATTATCAAAGCGTGTTTTTACCGAAAACACCAAATTCAGACATGCTAACCCTCAATTTAACGGTGTTCTTCAATGCTTGTATGTTGGCATGACCAGCAAAACACCTAAAGAACGTTTTACACAACACAAAACTGGCTACAGAAATAATAAGGGCTATAAAATCTCATCAAATATTGTTCAAAAGTATGGTTTGTATTTACGCCCAAGCTTGTACAACCACCTAAATCCTATCGATACGAGAGCTGAAGCTATGGACTTAGAAAAGAAACTCGCCCTTTATTTAAGGCGACAAGGCTATGCCGTTTGGTTTAATTAA